AGGAAAGGAGTGTCAGCAATAATAAAAGTACTTTGGTCCATTGGAGAACATTCACCACAGGTATTTTTTAAGATGTTTGATTGTCAGATACAGCCAATACTAATGTATGGATctgaaatatggggtttaacTGCTGATCAAGAATACATTGAAAGAATTCATTTATCAGCACTGAAACGTTTTTTGGTTGTGAGTCCAAAGTCACCTAGATACATGATatatggagaaacaggaagatacccACTTTTTACCAATGCTTATATAAGATGCGTTAAGTTCTTGCTTCGAACAATATGCATCAACGAAAACAGATATACAAAAAAAACTATAATATGTTATTATCTCTGCAAAGTCAGAATTTTGTTACATGGTCGTGTCGTGTTCGtaatgttttatatatgtatggGTTTGGCTTTGTTTGGGAAGTACAAGGTGTGGGGAATGCTGAAATACTTCTTTCAGAATTGAAACAGAGACTGGTTGATTCTTCCAGTCAAGAAGGGCATGCTGCACTTGAAGGTTACGATTTCTTTCAAATATATGCAAGCTTCAACCAAACAATAACTCCTAAAGCTTATATATACCAGCTCAGGAATGTTAACTTTCGAAATTGCCTTGCTAAGTTTAGTATGGGTATGTCTCCAATTAAACATAGTTATTTACAGTACAAGCCAAATTTGAATAATGCTGATAGTTGCTGTCCTTTTTGTTCTAACACGattgaaaatcaaatacactttctttttgtatgtcctAAATATACGGAATTGAGACACGAATTAAAACCGCTTAAATACTTCAGAagcccatcattgtccagactttcttctatctttgcttgtgaaaattctgaaacaatcttGAAACTGTCGATGTATGTCTATAAAGCACTAACTTTGAGGAAAACATGCCTGAatggtatgtaaatgaacacatgctgcatgctacattttgctgtgagtcctgttgttatgggccagaggtctgacaattaaaacattttttgtctTTGACTTgatttttgactttgactctctctctctctctctctctctctctctctctcgctgtcggtccctctcttttctctcaaatCTTATTTTAGTCTGTCTTTGGAGCAAAGGCTGGAGGTTACAAGcgtgtttgtgttgatgtattGCCCTTGATGTATCGTCTTTTCCCCTCCTCACTcctacctctatctctgtctgtctgtctgtctctctccctctccctctctctttctctctcgctctctctgtgtctcattctcttaATTTTTATTTTAGTCTATTTTTAGGGCTATGGCTGGAGGTCAAAagcatgtttgtgtttatgtgttaccCTTGATATATCATCTTTTCACCGTCAGCCCTAcaactgtctccctctgtctctctgtctgtctgtctgtctgtctgtctgtctctctccctctctctctctttttctctctcgctctctcgttttgtttttgttttttctcttggaatctgagtatttacttgttcacgcaatacttttgtgtccgtatgttatttgtatgttaacaatattcataacattatataaggtagaaaattttctttacttttgtttaaccccttcaaatggggggcaatggccttatattgaataaatcgttcgttcgttcgttcgttcgttctctcgctctctctgtgtctcattctcttaATATTTATTTTTAGTCTATTTTTAGGGCTATGGCTGGAGGTCAAAagcatgtttgtgtttatgtgttaccCTTGATGTATCGTCTTTTCACCGTCAGCCCTAcaactgtctccctctgtctctgtcactctgtctgtctgtctctctctcgctctctctgtgtctcattctcttaAATTTATTTCAGTATATTTTTATTGCCATGGCTGGACGCATCGTGCATGGTTGTGTTTATGTATTACTCTtgtatcgtctgtgtgtgtgtgtgtgtgtgtgtgtgtgtgtgtgtgtgtgtgtgtgtgtgtgtgtgtgtttgtgtgtgtgtgtgtgtgtttgtctgtctgtttgtctgtctctctctctcgctctctctgtgtctcattctcttaAATTTATTTCAGTATATTTTTATTGCTATGGCTGGACGCATCGTGCATGGTTGTGTTTATGTATTACTCTtgtatcgtctgtgtgtgtgtgtgtgtgtgcgtgcgtgcgtgcgtgcgtgtgtgtgtgtgtgtgtgtgtgtgtctgtgcacagagCGGCACCCCTGAGGACGGAGAAGCTGGAGAAGTTTCAGATCGTCTTCAACAACCCCACAGCCACCTACTTTGCCGGCGAGACGGTGTACGGCTATGCCTGGATCGTGGTCAAGGAGGCCCTTTACGTGCAGAGTGAGtagtatttgtatatatatatcactttttatcaaagcagatttctctgtgtgaaattcgggctgctctcaccatggagagcacgtcgctacactacagcgccacccatttttgggtggttgtttttttttcctgcgtgcagttttgtttgtttttcctatcgaagtggatttttctacagaattttgccacggacaacccttttgttgccgtgggttctttttcgtgcgctaactgcgggctgcacacgggacctcggtttatcgtctcatccgaatgactagtgtccagaccaccactcaaggtctagtggagggggagaaaatattggcgactgagccgtgattcgaaccagcgcgctgagattctctctcgtgtgtgtgtgtgtgtgtttgtgtgtgtgtgtgtgtgtgtgtgtgtttcgtttttgtgtgatattttcttttaatttcatcAGTGCAGGTTTGGTTTGTGACTTCGGTTAGTGTGTTAATGTGGTAATCAGTTACTACTGAACggtatttgtatgtgtttatgaGAGTGTGTGCAAGCCCTTGTGtaagtgtgcgtttttgtgtttgcttgctATATTGTGCATCTGAGTGcacgtgtatatacatacatacctacatacatcaTGAcaagcgtgtatatgtgtgtgtgtgtgtgtgtgtgtgtgtgtgtgtgtgtgtgtgtgtttgtgtgtgtgtgtgtgtgtgtgtgtgtgttcgttcgttcgttctttagtttaacgtcttttcactgtaagtgatattagacgaatcagagtgtgtgtgtgtgtgtgtaataagtaTAAGTAATATTGATTAATCGTGACACTAAGTTGCTTGACATGACGTTATTCTTCTTTGATCATCATCCAGGTCTGCTTtctatgtgtatgtacgtgtgcgccagcgctctcatgtgtgtgtgtgcgtgtgtttgtgtctgcgtctgtgatATCTGTAAGCGTCAGTATTTAGTTTTATGAATTTTTTTCCCACTGTTACTattatgttttctgtgtgttcgggtgtataatgtgtgtgtgtgtgtgtgtgtgtgtgtgtgtgtgtgtgtgtgtgtgtgtgtgttttctaggtATTTGCCTGGAAGCGATCGGGGAAGCCAAAGTGGAATGGATGACATCCAGCGACATTCAGGCGTCAGACGAAGAGGTGTTCAACCACACCACCGTTCTACCCATCAAAGGTGAGCCCCCTCACACCCTcttgtagctctctgtgtgtttgtgtgtgtgtgtgtgtgtgtgtgtgtgtgtgtgtgtgtgtgtgtgtgtgtgtgtgtgtgtgcgtgtgtgtgtgtgtgtgtgtgtgtgtgtgtgtgtgtgtgtctctgtctctctcattctctgtctctctctgtgtgtctctgtctctcattttgtctctgtcattgtctctctctctctctgtctctctgtctgtctgtctctgtctctctctctgtctgtctgtctgtctctctctcttctctcatctctgtctctctctcatctctgtctctctgtctctctctgtctctctctctctctctctctctctctctctctctttcccaccccctttcttcagtacccaatctctctgtctctctgtctctacatcaatcactctctctctctctgtctctctctctgtctcttcctcactctctcactctgggtatctctcctctgtctctgtctttctgtgcgtcctctgtctgtctctgtctccctctctcagtatgtctctctACGAATCTACTGGCTTTTAAGTCTAtgcgttttttttaaatatttttttatggatGTTATCTTTTCAACCATTTCAATGATGGAGCGAAGTCACGTCACTTGTGAAAACGTACTGCAGATGAATCCGCTTCCTGGGCAGCCACCACGCCTCAGATCGATGCATAAGGGTTGCCAGAACTGTGTATATCATTAACTTCTttgtcgacgggcgccatagccgaatggttaaagcgttggactttcgatctgagggtcccgggttcgaatcacggtgacggcgcctggtgggtaaagggtggagattcttacgATCTCCCatagtcaacatatgtgcagacctgccagtgcctgaacccctttcgtgtgtatacgcaagcacaagatcaaatacgcacgttaaagatcctgtaatccatgtcagcgttcggtgggttatggaaacaagaacatacccagcatgcacacccccgaaagcggagtatggctgcctacatggcgggggtaaaaacggtcatacacgtaaaaagcccactcgcgtatatacgagtgaacgtgggagttgaagcccacgaacgcagaagaagaaagaagaagaagttctttgtCCAGTCGCAGTGAATTAGTTCTTCTGCACACTCTTCGGTTAGAAATTGAAAAAGTTGTTCGCTTTTGTCAGGCGGCTGTCAGTGGTCTTGCCACACGGTCGCATCGCCTGAGATCACTTTGCCTGGTTACGTGAAACGATAAACATTGCCAAACTTATCGatgtgacgggcacaatagccgagtggttcaagcgttggactttcaatcttgggggtcccggattcgaatctcggtaacggcgcctggtggataaagggtggagattttttccgatctcccagatcaacatatgtgcagatgcagacctgcttgtgcctgaatccccttcgtgtgtatacggaagcagaagataaacacgcacgttaaagatcctgtaatccatgtctgcgtcaggtgggtttggaaacaagaacatacccagcatgcacacccgtgaAAACGGAGTATTATAaagcggtgtaaaaacggtcatttacgtaaaacccactcgtgtacatacgagtgaaagtgggagttgcagcccacgaaagaagaagaagttatcgaTGTTATTACGGGTGTGTGGAAGTGATACGAGGAGGTTTCGTGGCGCATCACCTCAGTATTCTTCAAGCTGATAGTCAAGCCGAAGGCTTTGGTCGCCTCTGAGATGTTCACTGATGCACCGGAAGGCTTCTTCTGTATGGACCAGAAGTGCACAGTCGTATGCCAATGGCAGTTTCAGAATGAACTCTTCAGTAGTTTTGCTGTGCGGCGGGAGGTGACGCAGATTGGGGAGGCTGTGGTCAGTCCAGAAACGAATATGGATTCCCTGCGAAATGTTCTACATGGCTTCTCTGAGGATCATGCTGCAGAAGAAAGCGAAGAGTGTAGGGGTCATGGCACATCCTTGTTTAATCCTGTAACAAATGGGAAAGGTATCAGAGAGGGATGCACCGTGTTCGACCCAGCCCATCTGGCCCTGATGTAGCTGGCTGATGGTTTGTAAGAACTTtgtcttcccccctcaccccagcccGTCTATTAAAGgcgattttcagtttcagtttctcaaggaggcgtcactgtgctcggacaaatccatatgcgttgcacaacatctgctaggcagatgcctgaccagtgccagatcaggccttgagtgcatgcatatgaataATTATGTGTACCTGTCAGATGATTTCCTGAGCAGAATTTTGACAGATGACAATCTttctgttgccatggggtctttaACAACGCGCCAAGTCCGTGCAGTACACGATGCCTcggtttattttattcattattttttttaatgattattttaGTACCTCGGTTCagttattgtctcatctgaacgactagacgcccagttttgATTATTCCAATAAAACATACGAGAAAGGGGGAGGGCGGGAATCAGATCGAAACCAGACCTCTCACGGACACTGCAAGTGGCAGatgagcttttttcttctttttcccccttttttgtggcctcagttgcatgcaggtcatggggcacgcttttttcttttttcctctgtttaaaaaatatttttttatagtgcttcacatgccttcttcattggtgaaaagaacaacaccaaacaacaataacgaaaaatcgtgttttttgttgtttgtttttatacttttttctttatgttcttttgTTTCCGGATCATTTTTTTCACGAATCTTCATTTTCAGCACTTCCAATAGTAGTCAAATAAGTATGGTTATGATTGCAATACATAAAATTCGGTGTATCAATCTCACGGACCGTACGTATGAGCATGATGTTGCTTATTGGTAATAAGAATAGTTTGAAATCATGCGTtacatttattttgtatttctttttatcacaacagatttctctgtgtgaaattcgggctgctctccccagggagagcgcgtcgctatactacagcgccacccatttttttgtatttttcctgtgtgcagttttatttgttttttcctattgacgtgaatttttctacagaattttgccaggaacaacccttttgttgccgtgggttcttttacgtgcgctaagtgcatgctgcacacgggacctcggtttatcgtctcatccgaatgactagcgtccagaccaccactcaaggtctagtggagggggagaaaatatcggcggctgagccgtgattcgaactagcgcgctcagattctctcgcttcctaggcggacgcgttacctctaggccatcactccacataattccATGTGGACAGTGACGAGTTGAGGGAAAGCCGCAGTGGAGAGTGCGTCCCGCAGAGGGACCATCACATTTTGGGGCGGACTCTTCATTATTTCCTCATCTACTGACGTAGATCATTATCTTGTTTGATTTTTACTTCTTTGGTGAATTCATAGCTTTTTAAGATGATTTCAGAgcttcttaaccactctgcctctctgccaccttcctcactgaCGTAGATCATTATCttgtttgatttatttcttcGGTGATTTCAGAGCTTCTTAACCCCTCTGCCAACTTCCTCACTGACGTagatcattattttgtttgatttttatttcttcGGTGATTTCAGAgcttcttaaccactctgccaactTCCTCACTGACGTATATCATTATCTTGTTTGATTTATATTTCTCCGATGATTTCAGAGCTtattaaccactctgccacctttctcGCTGACGTAGATcattatcttgttttatttttatttcttcgaTGATTTCAGAGCTTCTTAGCCACTCTTCCACCTTCCTCACTGACGTAGATCATTATCTTGTTTGATTTATATTTCTCTGATGATTTCAGAGCTTCTTAACCACTTTGCCAACTTCCTCACTGACGTATATCATTATCTTGTTTGATTTATATTTCTCCGATGATTTCAGAGCTTCGTAACCACTCTGCCAACTTCGGCCTCACTGACGTAGATCGCTGTCTTGTTTGGTTTATATTTCTCTGATGATTTCAGAGCTTCTTAACCACTTTGCCAACTTCCTCACTGACGTATATCATTATCTTGTTTGATTTATTTCTCCGATGAATTCAGAGCTTCTTAACCACTTTGCCAACTTTCTCGTTGACGTTGATCATTATCTTGTTTGATTTATATTTCTTCGATGATTTCAGAgcttcttaaccactctgccaactTCCTCACTGACGTAGATCATTATCTTGTTTGATTTATATTTCTCCGATGATTTCAGAGCTTCTTAACCACTCTTCCACCTTTCTCGCTGACGTAGATCATTAtcttgtttgatttttatttcttcagtgaattcAGAgcttcttaaccactctgccaactTCCTCACTGACGTTGGTCATTATCTTGTTTggtttatttcttcagtgaattcAGAgcttcttaaccactctgccaactTCCTCACTGACGTCGATCATtatcttgtttgatttttttcttcgatGATTTCAGAgcttcttaaccactctgccaactTTCTCACTGACGTAGATCATTAtcttgtttgatttttatttattcggTGAATTCagagcatcttaaccactctgccaactTCCTCCCTTCCAGGCGAGAAACAAATCAACGACGAAGGGATCCTCCACACGGGGTCCCACTACTTCCCCTTCGAGTTCAGCCTGCCGCCCAAGCTGCCCAGCTCGTTCAAGGGCAAGCACGGACGGCTGCGCTACTACGTGCGTATGACGCTCTACACCCACGGCTTCTTCACCTCGGCGGGCAGCCTGCACGCTGAACGAACCAGCAAGTTCGCCGTCATTGGGGCGCTGGACCTCAACTCTGAGCCTGACGCTTCAGTAAGGAGGGGTGTAggggcgttggtggtggtggtggggggaggggggtggggggcgacggggggggggagcggtgggtgtgggaggagggaggaatggggaggggggcaggggggggggaggagggagggggttgacgGTTCGGGTTGGAGATGGCGGAGTAtgggagtgtggggtggtggcgggaggaggggggggatgtctAGGTTGTTAccgtgtgtgggagggtggtagTTGTACGGAtatccgtgtttgtgtctgttggatgggacaatgtgtgtgtgtgtgtgttgaaaagatGTGTACGCACGTttgtgcgactctctctctctctctctctctctctctctctctctctctctctgtcatgcgtacatgtttgtgtgtctcttagaacaacggcagatgtgtaagtcggccaaagtgctaatgtcttcaccgttggaaaatatagattcattcattcattcattcattcattctctctctctctctctctctctctctctctctctctctctctctctctctctgtccctctctctgtctctcttgcccatCCTTCCGTTTCTCACCCaatctctcgccctttctttttGTGCCATTTAAATCTTTCGTCATTCTTTAAAGTCAACCTGAACAACAAAAGTCATGTTACAGCCTGATACATGATAGCTTTTATTATTCGGTAAGACACAAGTTTACCATGACGTTGAATTTGCCATAATTCATGTTGGGCCATGAAATTCAACCCGCGTCCAATTAAAATCACCATGCGAGGGCATTGTTTTATATTATAGCCTGGCAGCTTTGATATCCAGGTAGTCATAAATCTGTGTCATTTAAAAGTTACCGTCGAACCAGTAAACTTTCAACAGTTTCTGGGAAGACGGTCTTTCGATTCCTGGTACAAACGGAACACGAGTATGCTGCGGACAGGTTTGTGAAGATACATCGTTGAAACGCGTTGGAAAAATTACTGTCGTATCTTttttgtgtgggtatgtggggtGAGTCTACTATTTAGGTGCTGGTCTGTGGTTTGTTGAATACACTGCTCGTGATTGCAAATTCACTTTTTCACTCGAATACGCATTCAGACTCGCATGCTCACCACAGTTCAAATcgcttttgtattgtattgtattgtattgtattgtattacttttttttcttcacatcagatttctctgcatggaattcgggctgctctccccagggaaagtgtgtcgccacaatgcagcgccacccatatacaTTTTTCTCTGTCAGCAAGTGTATTTTGTCTTGCgaccacagtggatttttctacagactttgccagagacaacccttttattgccgtgggttcttcaacGTGCGTTgggtgcatactgcacacaggaccttggtttatcgtctcatctgaatgactagtacccagaccatcacttgaggtctagtggagggggttggggcagTAAAAATTCCGGTCCGTATAGGAATCGAACCAATGAATACTCGTTTctcgtgtgtgtatacacgtgtaggtgtgtgtgtggggggggagggggggggggttgtggtggtgcttgGTGGGCGTGGGTGAAAGAGCTTACGTTAGAcgccgtctgtgtctgtggggaggggggggagggattaggGGAGGGGTGCGGTGTTGTCCATCCTCAGCAACACACGAAGAAAGACACGTGCCAATAGAAcacgggttttttttccctcttttttgttgtttgtttgtttgttcgtttgttctctctctctctctctctctctctctctctctctctctctctctctctctctctctctctctctgtgtgtgtgtgtgtgtgtgtgtgtgtgtgtgtgtgtgtgtgaaggacagattggaagaataggcaatgcctaaaatctttaatcctttaattaaaaaaaacaaacaaagaaaaaacgttttgagttctgagttctctctctctctctcccttttcttttctcccctagCACACGCTAGTTAATCATGATGAGTGACTAAAATATCTGTGGTTtgtggtggctgtgttgtttcattcactccccctccctgcaCGGCTTGCAGCTGCCTGTGGAGAACGACGCCTTCGAGACAGTGGGGTCGTGGTGCTGCGTGGCCGGCACCGTCACCGCCCTGCTCAGGCTGGAGCGCAAGGGCTTCGTGATCAAGGAGGCCATCCCCGTCTGGGCCCAGGTTCGAAACCTCAGCGCCCGCACCATCCGCCGCACCATGATCTCCCTCATCCAGGTCGGTCaccgggtggggagggggaggcaatTATTAGGGAGGGTTTCCAGGCCCGCTCTCGTGGTGgactattttgcaacatctccattggctccctgactcacacagaataaagtataagattagcattctatgttataaatCTATTCACaagtctgccccttcctatctttgtggctgccttcacctctacattccatctcgctctctacgatcggtttcggatccactctgttaacgcatacccaaattcaaacacctcactgttggacgctgttctttctctagtctcttgcatttggaatgaacttcctctttcgcttcgtcaggtctccacactcagctctttaattaaagtctggccttaaaacccacctcttcacaagatagcctctctcccctgcctcttccatgtcttcagtttctttcagttttagagttttgtatgcgtgtgaatgactggtgtgaaagcgcttagatttgtctctgcacaagattcagcgctatataaatactgttattattattattcattgctTGCAGAGTTAGAAAACCAAAtacatcttgtaaacttgcaaaaataggcaccgaaaatgttcaaaatcctgtCGTCAGAACAGTGGTTTCCACGACGAAGTTCTAGCCTTTTCGTGAACCGCGTGTGCATTCGCATCTCTATTTCCTGTTTcgtccaggtcaccgaaaggctcaaatttcgtcgtggaaatcagTGTTccgacaaaaggattttgaacattttcggtgactaatTTTGTAAGTTTACAAGGTATATTTGAATTTTATAACTAATTACACCTATTATTtcctttagtcttctatgtttacttcgagcgtgtttcttgtcacatctctgtCATTACTGATCAATTGATAAAAATATGGGTGAAaattgtccgaacaaaagcagtgcaaactcagaaaaaACTAGTTACGGTGGAGGCTGCATATGACGTCAtttgacctacttctcgctctgcaagcgacgacaGGTCCGCCAGGAAAGCCGGCATGCAATCCCTCCcattcatgtgttgtgtgtgtctgactccagatcagcattaactcactcagtcctctcttttcctctacacagacccctcggatgtccagtgggtgtctcaatgatccaacctttagcttccgtcgtcagaattgtggtattctttgccaacatttacctcttcagtgtaagagccttcagcttgtaatattttgatggtggtaattggggagaaacgctgttaacgtcgtctctttcaccgttcgtatggagagagttaaagcttgaCCGAATTTTGGTGAAAATGAGATCAGTGTACCGTCAATTTCAATATTTCCTGCTTTTTGTGTAGGTTTCACTGACGTGCAtcatcaggtttttttttgtgttttttttaaagatttcagTGACGTGTGTCATCAATTTTAAATATATTTCCTACTTTTTATGTAAATTCATTTACGTGTATCATCAGTGTTGGCTGCATTTACTACTTTTTTTGTGTAGATTTCAGTGACGTATTTCATCAATTTAACTTCTTTCCCTACTTTATATGTAGATTCAGTGACGTATATCATCAGTGTTGACTACATTACCTACATTTATGTGTAGATTTCAGTGACGTGTATCATCAGTTTGACTACATTTACCTACATTTTTGTGTAGATTTCAGTGACGTGTATCATCAGTTTTGATTACATTTCCTACATTTTTGTGTAGATTTCACTGAAGTGTACCATCAGTTTTGACTACATTTCCTACATTTTTGTGTAGATTTCACTGATGTGTACCATCAGTTTTGACTACATTTCCTACATTTTTGTGTATTCCCACATTTTTGTGTAGATTTCACTGAAGTGTACCATCAGTTTTGACTACATTTCCTACATTTTCGTGTAGATATCACTGACAGTGTACCATCAGTTTTGATTACATTTCCTACATTTTTGTGTAGATTTCACTGACAGTGTACCATCAGTTTTGACTACATTTCCTACATTTTTGTGTAGATTTCACTGACATGTACCATCAGTTTTGACTACATTTCCTACATTTTTGTGTATTCCCACATTTTTGTGTAGATTTCACTGAAGTGTACCATCAGTTTTGACTACATTTCCTACATTTTTGTGTAGATTTCACTGAAGTGTACCATCAGTTTTGACTACATTTCCTACATTTTTGTGTAGATTTCAATGACGTGTATCATCAGTTTTGACTACATTTCCTACATTTTTGTGTAGATTTCACTGACGTATACCATCAGTTTTGATTACATTTCCCACATTTTTGCGTAGATTTCACTGAAGTGTACCATCAGTTTTGACTACATTTCCTACATTTTTGTGTAGATTTCACTGAAGTGTACCATCAGTTTTGACTACATTTCCTACATTTTTGTGTATTCCCACATTTTTGTGTAGATTTCACTGAAGTGTACCATCAGTTTTGACTGCATTTCCTACATTTTTGTGTAGATTTCACTGACATGTACCATCAGTTTTGATTACATTTCCTACATTTTTGTGTAGATTTCACTGACATGTACCATCAGTTTTGACTACATTTCCTACATTTTTGTGTAGATTTCACTGACATGTACCATCAGTTTTGACTACATTTCCTACATTTTTGTGTATTCCCACATTTTTGTGTAGATTTCACTGAAGTGTACCATCAGTTTTGACTACATTTCCTACATTTTTGTGTAGATTTCACTGAAGTGTACCATCAGTTTTGACTACATTTCCTACATTTTTGTGTAGATTTCAGTGACGTGTATCATCAGTTTTGAGTACATTTC
The window above is part of the Babylonia areolata isolate BAREFJ2019XMU chromosome 23, ASM4173473v1, whole genome shotgun sequence genome. Proteins encoded here:
- the LOC143297997 gene encoding arrestin domain-containing protein 3-like, giving the protein MAQCAASHSGDEGEEGGRLVEKESAEETQHQVFFRAAPLRTEKLEKFQIVFNNPTATYFAGETVYGYAWIVVKEALYVQSICLEAIGEAKVEWMTSSDIQASDEEVFNHTTVLPIKGEKQINDEGILHTGSHYFPFEFSLPPKLPSSFKGKHGRLRYYVRMTLYTHGFFTSAGSLHAERTSKFAVIGALDLNSEPDASLPVENDAFETVGSWCCVAGTVTALLRLERKGFVIKEAIPVWAQVRNLSARTIRRTMISLIQNVTYYSYRGRFSESTTLVTMYKGSVAPRGKQTWNRELLSVPTVPPSHLRGCKIIDIQYSIELCIKPAGLARRIRLPVDIVIGTVPLRDRQHRVTCHPLLHPQGGDSSAFPFPFFSDTSASDQVYLSDMSFHNMVPTAPPWEEDDDIP